One window of the Deltaproteobacteria bacterium genome contains the following:
- a CDS encoding MOSC domain-containing protein, whose translation MRVVSVNVGLPRAVAWRGKTVTTAIFKEPVAGRVALRSLNLDGDRQADLAVHGGREKAVYAYPVEHYRHWRTELADAALPYGAFGENLTTDGLREDAVHVGDRFRVGSAELLVTQPRLPCYKLGIRFGRADMVKRFLASGRTGLYLAVLREGEVGAGDAIELVARDELGVSIAEVTRLYVGEHPDDEALRRATRVPALPASWRAHFLERLEHHG comes from the coding sequence ATGAGGGTCGTCTCCGTGAACGTCGGTCTGCCGCGCGCGGTCGCATGGCGCGGAAAGACGGTCACGACGGCCATCTTCAAGGAGCCGGTCGCCGGCCGCGTGGCGCTGCGCTCGCTCAACCTCGACGGGGACCGGCAGGCGGACCTCGCGGTTCATGGCGGGCGGGAGAAGGCGGTGTACGCCTACCCCGTCGAGCACTACCGCCACTGGCGGACCGAGCTGGCGGACGCCGCGCTTCCCTACGGGGCGTTCGGTGAGAACCTGACCACCGATGGGCTCCGCGAGGACGCGGTCCACGTGGGCGACCGCTTCCGCGTCGGCTCCGCCGAGCTGCTCGTCACCCAGCCGCGGCTTCCCTGCTACAAGCTGGGCATCCGGTTCGGGCGCGCGGACATGGTGAAGCGTTTCCTGGCGAGCGGCCGCACGGGGCTCTACCTCGCCGTCCTGCGGGAGGGGGAGGTGGGAGCCGGCGACGCGATCGAGCTCGTCGCCCGCGACGAGCTGGGCGTGAGCATCGCCGAGGTCACACGATTGTACGTCGGCGAGCATCCCGACGACGAGGCCCTGCGGCGGGCGACCCGGGTCCCGGCCCTCCCCGCGAGCTGGCGGGCCCACTTCCTGGAAAGGCTCGAGCACCATGGCTGA
- a CDS encoding glucosidase — MAETLEERRLEEDARRERNWKRWGPYLAERQWGTVREDYSPDGTCWDYLPHDHARSRAYRWGEDGLLGITDREGRLCFALALWNERDPILKERLFGLTGPEGNHGEDVKECYFYLDATPTHSYLKALYKYPQRAYPYTWLVAENRRRGKHDAEFELVDTGVFDDGRYFDVTAEYAKASPEDILVRLTIANRGPDAAPLHVLPTLWFRNTWSWGRTGEGYWPKPRLARAGDGTIVAEHASLGRYRLVADGAPGLLFTDNETNVARLFGVPNPVPYVKDAFHDYVVHGRADAVNPEGLGTKAACHYRLEIPAGGAVTLQLRLTADAEAAGPDPSRVFADRIREADAFYARHIPGTLGEGEQAVVRQAYASLLWSKKFYHYVVKDWLEGDPAQPPPPPSRREGRNHDWPHLYNRDVISMPEGWEYPWYAAWDLAFHMIPFARVDPSFAKEQLVLFTREWYMHPSGQLPAYEFAFGDVNPPVHAWSAWRVYKMTGPRGGRDRLFLSRLFQKLCLNFTWWVNRKDSEGHHLFGGGFLGLDNIGVFDRSRPLPGGGTLEQADGTAWMGFYCVTLLEMALELAREDPACEDMASKFFEHFVAIADAMNAFGGSGLWCPDDGFYYDQLLTNGRVVPLRVRSMVGLIPLLACTVLDEEALERFPGFAKRMHWFLDNRPDLARHIAWAETGRGRRLLAIPSRERLERVLRYMLDENELLSPHGIRSLSRAHRERPFVLTVDGQEYGVHYTPAESDSGLFGGNSNWRGPVWFPLNYLLAEALERYHHFYGDDLRVECPTGSGRHMNLHEVAQELYRRLAGLFVPDADGRRPCQGHDPRFRDDPHWRDLVTFAEFFCGDTGRGIGARYQGWTTLAIRCFEDLARSRAG; from the coding sequence ATGGCTGAGACGCTGGAGGAGCGCCGCCTCGAGGAGGACGCTCGCCGTGAACGCAACTGGAAGCGCTGGGGACCGTACCTGGCCGAGCGCCAGTGGGGCACCGTGCGCGAGGACTACTCGCCCGACGGCACCTGCTGGGACTACCTGCCCCACGACCACGCGCGCAGCCGCGCCTACCGCTGGGGCGAGGACGGGCTCCTCGGGATCACCGACCGCGAGGGCCGGCTCTGCTTCGCGCTGGCGCTCTGGAACGAGCGCGACCCCATCCTGAAGGAGCGCCTCTTCGGCCTGACGGGCCCCGAGGGCAACCACGGCGAGGACGTGAAGGAGTGCTACTTCTACCTCGACGCGACGCCCACGCACTCGTACCTGAAGGCGCTCTACAAGTATCCCCAGCGCGCATACCCCTACACCTGGCTGGTCGCGGAGAACCGCCGCCGCGGGAAGCACGACGCCGAGTTCGAGCTGGTCGACACCGGCGTCTTCGACGACGGCCGCTACTTCGACGTCACCGCCGAGTACGCCAAGGCGTCGCCCGAGGACATCCTCGTCCGCCTCACGATCGCGAACCGCGGCCCGGACGCGGCGCCGCTCCACGTGCTCCCCACCCTCTGGTTCCGCAACACCTGGTCGTGGGGCCGCACGGGCGAGGGCTACTGGCCGAAGCCGCGGCTCGCGCGGGCGGGCGACGGGACGATCGTTGCCGAGCACGCCTCGCTCGGCCGCTACCGGCTGGTGGCCGACGGCGCGCCCGGGCTCCTCTTCACCGACAACGAGACCAACGTCGCGCGCCTGTTCGGCGTGCCGAACCCGGTCCCGTACGTCAAGGACGCGTTCCACGACTACGTCGTCCACGGGCGGGCCGACGCCGTGAACCCCGAGGGCCTGGGCACGAAGGCCGCCTGCCACTACCGGCTCGAGATCCCGGCGGGCGGCGCGGTGACGCTCCAGCTGCGCCTCACCGCCGACGCGGAGGCCGCCGGCCCCGACCCGAGCCGCGTCTTCGCGGACCGCATCCGCGAGGCGGACGCGTTCTACGCCCGCCACATCCCCGGGACGCTCGGCGAGGGCGAGCAGGCCGTCGTCCGTCAGGCCTACGCGAGCCTGCTCTGGTCGAAGAAGTTCTACCACTACGTCGTGAAGGACTGGCTCGAGGGCGACCCGGCGCAGCCGCCGCCGCCCCCGAGCCGGCGCGAGGGCCGCAACCACGACTGGCCGCACCTCTACAACCGCGACGTCATCTCGATGCCCGAGGGCTGGGAGTACCCGTGGTACGCCGCCTGGGACCTCGCCTTCCACATGATCCCGTTCGCGCGCGTCGACCCGTCCTTCGCGAAGGAGCAGCTCGTCCTCTTCACGCGCGAGTGGTACATGCACCCGAGCGGCCAGCTGCCGGCGTACGAGTTCGCCTTCGGCGACGTGAACCCGCCGGTGCACGCCTGGTCGGCGTGGCGCGTCTACAAGATGACCGGGCCGCGCGGCGGGCGCGACCGGCTCTTCCTCTCGCGCCTCTTCCAGAAGCTCTGCCTCAACTTCACCTGGTGGGTGAACCGCAAGGACAGCGAGGGGCACCACCTCTTCGGCGGTGGCTTCCTCGGCCTCGACAACATCGGCGTGTTCGACCGCTCCCGGCCGCTGCCGGGGGGCGGCACGCTCGAGCAGGCCGACGGCACCGCGTGGATGGGCTTCTACTGCGTGACCCTGCTCGAGATGGCGCTCGAGCTCGCCCGCGAGGATCCCGCCTGCGAGGACATGGCCTCCAAGTTCTTCGAGCACTTCGTCGCCATCGCCGACGCCATGAACGCGTTCGGCGGCTCGGGCCTCTGGTGTCCCGACGACGGGTTCTACTACGACCAGCTGCTGACGAACGGGCGCGTCGTCCCGCTCCGGGTCCGCTCGATGGTGGGGCTGATCCCACTCCTCGCGTGCACGGTGCTCGACGAGGAGGCGCTCGAGCGCTTCCCCGGGTTCGCGAAGCGCATGCACTGGTTCCTCGACAACCGGCCCGACCTCGCGCGCCACATCGCGTGGGCCGAGACCGGCCGCGGGCGCCGGCTCCTGGCGATCCCGTCGCGCGAGCGGCTGGAGCGGGTGCTCCGCTACATGCTGGACGAGAACGAGCTCCTCTCCCCGCACGGCATCCGCTCGCTCTCGCGGGCGCACCGCGAGCGCCCGTTCGTGCTCACGGTGGACGGGCAGGAGTATGGGGTCCACTACACGCCCGCCGAGTCGGACAGCGGTCTCTTCGGGGGCAACTCCAACTGGCGCGGCCCGGTGTGGTTCCCGCTGAACTACCTGCTCGCCGAGGCGCTCGAGCGCTACCACCACTTCTACGGCGACGACCTGCGCGTCGAGTGCCCCACCGGCTCGGGGCGACACATGAATCTCCATGAGGTCGCGCAGGAGCTCTACCGCCGGCTCGCGGGCCTCTTCGTCCCGGACGCCGACGGCCGCCGCCCCTGCCAGGGGCACGACCCGCGCTTCCGCGACGATCCTCACTGGCGCGACCTCGTCACCTTCGCCGAGTTCTTCTGCGGCGACACCGGCCGGGGGATCGGCGCGCGCTACCAGGGCTGGACGACGCTCGCCATCCGCTGCTTCGAGGATCTGGCGCGCAGCCGCGCCGGGTGA
- a CDS encoding mechanosensitive ion channel: protein MAGANLRDQIADAGPAVVVLVAATLVLLAIPLLRWLVPHGQQHRGGPARLFLGLAVVLSLGAVAIGTMGVASPGSVLQLMSVLALMIGLVGVSGLVVFDLVLPRLRIHVPSILRDLIEVAVAVAIGMGFLRLAGLDVFSLVTTSAVLTAVVGLALQSTIANVFSGLGLQLDRTLRQGEWIEVGSHVGKILEIGWRSTRIQTKDGDTVFVPNSELVSKEVLNFGRPAGTHRMTVRIGFHYRHPPHEVRRVLLAAVRDTAGVVSHPAPDCGPVDFGDSAVLYALRYWIADFAHDTTIDEEVRARLWYAAQRAGLEIPFPIRTLVSIHDAASVRAAAEAHEQSEGLRLLGAVEPLSRLDEESRRRCARGMRRLAFAPGEQIGRDSLCVIASGEVGVQNGAGGEAATLGPGELLLPGGDAGAPGCSARSEVVLYRIDERTLTDILAGHPGLAAGLAAIAAARQAALEAEAGHSSAPGRRAAEPAAGLIKRLLGQR, encoded by the coding sequence ATGGCGGGCGCGAACCTCAGGGACCAGATCGCGGACGCGGGGCCGGCGGTGGTCGTGCTGGTCGCGGCCACGCTCGTGCTGCTCGCCATCCCGCTCCTGCGGTGGCTCGTCCCGCACGGCCAGCAGCATCGGGGCGGGCCGGCGCGGCTCTTTCTCGGCCTCGCCGTCGTGCTGTCTCTCGGCGCCGTCGCCATCGGCACGATGGGCGTCGCCTCGCCGGGCAGCGTCCTCCAGCTCATGAGCGTGCTCGCGCTGATGATCGGCCTGGTCGGGGTGAGCGGCCTCGTCGTCTTCGACCTCGTCCTGCCGCGGCTCCGCATCCACGTCCCGTCGATCCTGCGCGACCTGATCGAGGTCGCGGTCGCGGTCGCGATCGGCATGGGGTTCCTGCGTCTCGCCGGCCTCGACGTCTTCTCGCTCGTCACCACCTCCGCGGTGCTGACCGCCGTCGTCGGGCTCGCGCTCCAGAGCACGATCGCGAACGTCTTCAGCGGCCTCGGGCTCCAGCTCGACCGCACGCTCCGGCAGGGCGAGTGGATCGAGGTCGGCAGCCACGTGGGGAAGATCCTCGAGATCGGCTGGCGCTCGACCCGCATCCAGACCAAGGACGGCGACACGGTCTTCGTGCCGAACAGCGAGCTCGTCTCGAAGGAGGTGCTCAACTTCGGGCGGCCCGCGGGAACGCACCGCATGACCGTGCGCATCGGCTTTCACTACCGCCATCCGCCGCACGAGGTGCGGCGCGTCCTGCTGGCCGCGGTCCGGGACACGGCCGGGGTGGTGAGCCACCCCGCGCCGGACTGCGGCCCGGTCGACTTCGGCGACAGCGCGGTGCTCTACGCCCTGCGCTACTGGATCGCCGACTTCGCGCACGACACGACCATTGACGAGGAGGTCCGGGCCCGCCTCTGGTATGCGGCGCAGCGCGCCGGCCTGGAGATCCCGTTCCCCATCCGCACGCTCGTCTCCATTCACGACGCGGCCAGCGTGCGCGCCGCGGCCGAGGCGCACGAGCAGAGCGAAGGGCTCCGCCTCCTCGGCGCGGTCGAGCCCCTGAGCCGGCTCGACGAGGAGAGCCGGCGGCGCTGCGCGCGCGGCATGCGCCGGCTCGCGTTCGCCCCGGGCGAGCAGATCGGGCGCGACTCTCTGTGCGTGATCGCTTCCGGCGAGGTCGGCGTGCAGAACGGCGCGGGCGGTGAAGCGGCGACGCTCGGGCCGGGCGAGTTGCTGCTCCCGGGCGGAGACGCCGGCGCGCCCGGCTGCTCCGCGCGCTCCGAGGTCGTCCTCTACCGGATCGACGAGCGAACGTTGACAGATATCCTCGCCGGCCACCCCGGGCTGGCTGCCGGCCTCGCCGCGATCGCGGCGGCTCGCCAGGCCGCGCTCGAGGCCGAGGCTGGCCACTCCTCGGCTCCCGGCCGGCGGGCAGCCGAGCCCGCGGCCGGGCTGATCAAGCGCCTGCTCGGGCAGCGGTGA
- a CDS encoding heme-binding protein, which produces MRTVSAALVAAAIVLGASTLRAADELAVKKVLSLSAAMKIAAAAQAEAARRGATVVIAVVDDGGNLIVLHRLDDTQVASVDVGIGKARTAAIFRRPSKEFEDQIRSGRVAALALPGATPLQGGVPITVDGKVVGAIGVSGNTPQEDEDIAKAGAALFK; this is translated from the coding sequence ATGAGGACCGTGTCCGCCGCTCTCGTCGCAGCCGCCATCGTTCTCGGGGCCTCCACGCTCCGCGCGGCCGACGAGCTCGCAGTGAAGAAGGTGCTCTCCCTGAGTGCGGCCATGAAGATCGCGGCCGCCGCTCAGGCGGAGGCGGCCAGGAGAGGCGCGACCGTGGTCATCGCGGTGGTGGACGACGGGGGCAATCTCATCGTGCTCCACCGCCTCGACGACACGCAGGTGGCGAGCGTCGACGTCGGCATCGGGAAGGCCCGGACGGCGGCGATCTTCCGCAGGCCCAGCAAGGAGTTCGAGGACCAGATCCGCTCCGGCCGGGTAGCCGCCCTCGCCCTGCCCGGTGCCACGCCGTTGCAGGGCGGCGTGCCGATCACCGTGGACGGCAAGGTCGTCGGCGCGATCGGCGTGAGCGGCAACACCCCGCAGGAGGACGAGGACATCGCGAAGGCCGGCGCGGCGCTGTTCAAGTAG
- a CDS encoding CBS domain-containing protein translates to MEHDEIAPVVHHRDDHGRASPGRLRLSGGRDLHGRTQGEHLLHCELVGRAERGGPENDGGCDESGGHGPHGGILLACDALDAAGLPPDTLLASPGRSCYVLRVAQPLRWREVLQRETERAWPVTLAVVTGILGAAGNIVFRAAIRGCTWLFQGQAARLGDGGIPLALVAGGLVLLLLDRLFPGEVLGYGFPRFLEMLHLQGARVKRRWMVVKTLGAAVSLGAGAAVGREGPIAQIGGSIGSAVAQLARLSSEQRKILIACGAAAGIATTFNAPLGALMFAHEIVLLGEVRLVNFTQIVIATTTAVIVARGLFGSLPVFVVPSFTLESYWECFTYAALGVVLGLLAAAYTRLFHAVAGYLRRLAWPRAAVLLAGLALVGVLDIRVPGNISDGYGVVNEALAGRLAPSLMAILALAKIAGSTLSLGCGAPGGVFGPIFFIGAMTGGSFRALSTVLLPGLTGPRGSYALVGLGAFLAATTHAPLTAIFLLFEMTQSYAVAVPALITTILSLMIATRLEPESIDTLGLTAEGKSLHAPTDRVVLERIPVATVYRREFDSIPEHHPLPEILGLVRQSRSATFPVVGGEDELVGVLSFAALRTLVLEEKLDPHLEARDLCDPPALTLTPDDGLGEAFRRMEAEALEDVPVVDPANRRRLLGMLSRADLIAAYNRTVATLGATSIPTWLKTAEPQWADRYRVMSIEVPQRWVGRSLRDIDCRARYGVAVLAVHPRGQQDDRGYELPDPDRPLEPGDVLVLAGTAEGLRLARAA, encoded by the coding sequence GTGGAGCACGATGAGATTGCCCCCGTCGTCCACCACCGCGATGACCACGGTCGCGCCTCTCCTGGCCGCCTCCGCCTGAGCGGCGGCCGCGATCTTCATGGCCGCACTCAGGGAGAGCACCTTCTTCACTGCGAGCTCGTCGGCCGCGCGGAGCGTGGAGGCCCCGAGAACGATGGCGGCTGCGACGAGAGCGGCGGACACGGTCCTCATGGCGGCATCCTCCTCGCCTGCGATGCCTTGGATGCCGCCGGCCTGCCGCCCGATACACTGCTCGCCTCGCCGGGGCGGTCTTGCTATGTGCTTCGAGTGGCGCAGCCGCTGCGATGGCGTGAAGTCCTGCAGCGCGAGACCGAGCGCGCCTGGCCGGTCACGCTGGCGGTGGTGACCGGCATCCTCGGGGCGGCGGGCAACATCGTCTTTCGCGCCGCCATTCGCGGCTGCACCTGGCTCTTCCAGGGGCAAGCCGCCCGGCTTGGAGACGGCGGCATCCCCCTGGCCCTCGTCGCCGGCGGCCTCGTCCTGCTGCTCCTCGACCGGCTCTTTCCGGGCGAGGTGCTCGGCTACGGCTTCCCGCGCTTTCTCGAGATGCTGCACCTGCAGGGCGCGCGCGTGAAGCGGCGCTGGATGGTGGTGAAGACGCTCGGGGCGGCGGTGTCGCTGGGAGCGGGCGCGGCCGTCGGCCGCGAGGGGCCCATCGCGCAGATCGGGGGCTCGATCGGCAGCGCCGTCGCCCAGCTGGCGCGCCTCTCCAGCGAACAGCGCAAGATCCTGATCGCCTGCGGCGCCGCCGCCGGCATCGCGACGACCTTCAACGCCCCCCTCGGCGCGCTCATGTTCGCGCACGAGATCGTGCTCCTGGGCGAGGTGCGCCTCGTCAACTTCACGCAGATCGTGATCGCCACCACGACGGCGGTCATCGTCGCGCGCGGCCTCTTCGGAAGCCTGCCGGTCTTCGTGGTGCCCTCCTTTACCCTCGAGAGCTACTGGGAGTGCTTCACCTACGCGGCGCTCGGTGTCGTCCTCGGCCTGTTGGCGGCGGCCTACACGCGCCTCTTCCATGCCGTCGCCGGGTATCTGCGCCGCCTCGCCTGGCCGCGGGCAGCCGTCCTGCTCGCCGGGCTCGCGCTCGTCGGCGTGCTGGACATCCGCGTGCCGGGGAACATCTCGGACGGCTACGGGGTCGTCAACGAGGCGCTCGCCGGCCGGCTCGCCCCTTCGCTCATGGCCATCCTCGCGCTCGCGAAGATCGCCGGCAGCACGCTCTCGCTCGGCTGCGGCGCGCCGGGCGGCGTCTTCGGGCCCATCTTCTTCATCGGGGCCATGACGGGGGGAAGCTTCCGCGCGCTCTCGACGGTGCTCCTGCCCGGGCTGACGGGGCCGCGCGGCTCCTACGCGCTCGTGGGTCTCGGCGCCTTCCTGGCGGCGACCACGCACGCGCCGCTCACCGCGATCTTCCTCCTCTTCGAGATGACCCAGTCCTACGCCGTCGCCGTTCCGGCGTTGATCACCACCATCCTGAGCTTGATGATCGCCACCCGGCTCGAGCCGGAATCCATCGACACGCTCGGCCTCACCGCCGAGGGGAAGAGCCTGCACGCCCCGACGGACCGGGTGGTCCTGGAGCGTATCCCCGTCGCGACGGTCTACCGGCGCGAGTTCGACTCGATCCCGGAGCATCACCCGCTTCCCGAGATCCTCGGCCTGGTCCGGCAGAGCCGCAGCGCGACGTTCCCGGTGGTCGGGGGAGAGGACGAGCTGGTGGGGGTGCTCTCGTTCGCCGCCCTGCGCACGCTCGTCCTCGAGGAGAAGCTCGATCCGCACCTCGAGGCGCGCGACCTCTGCGATCCACCCGCGCTCACGCTCACGCCGGACGACGGGCTCGGCGAGGCGTTCCGCCGCATGGAGGCCGAGGCCCTCGAGGACGTGCCGGTGGTGGATCCGGCCAACCGCCGGCGGCTGCTCGGGATGCTCTCGCGCGCCGACCTCATCGCGGCGTACAACCGCACCGTGGCGACGCTCGGCGCCACCTCGATCCCGACCTGGCTCAAGACCGCCGAGCCGCAGTGGGCCGACCGCTACCGGGTGATGTCCATCGAGGTGCCGCAGCGCTGGGTCGGCCGGAGTCTGCGGGACATCGATTGCCGGGCCCGCTACGGCGTCGCCGTCCTCGCCGTGCACCCACGTGGGCAGCAGGACGACCGTGGGTACGAGCTGCCCGACCCCGACCGGCCCCTGGAGCCGGGCGACGTGCTCGTGCTCGCCGGGACGGCGGAGGGGCTTCGCCTGGCGCGAGCCGCGTGA